aataaataaagcattttcccAGTTCAATTTTCAGTCCATAAAATATGCTGTATGCTGGTCTTTATAGAACTCACAGTAGTTGAATTATTGAGGCCTGAATAGCAGCTACTTTCCATAGATGCAGTTCATTCCACATGCAGTTTAGCCCCTGATCTCACTGATGGCATCTATCATATAAGGTGTACAGCTAGAGAATTCTGACACATCGCTAGCAGCCAAGGGGCCACGAGCAGACTGCCGTGTGTAATGGAAGGACAGGGATGCTAAGAGGTAAGTGCTGAGTGTATTATTTCTCAGTAATGCTACTGACTTGATACTGACCCAACTCTCTGATGAGGATATTGAATTGCAGccttcacttccttcttttccctgaaACACTCCTCTCCTCTTCAGTATGTATGGAAAATACTTTCCACATGACCTAGCCCCATCTCCTAACTTCCCTTTGTATGGAGAAATGAGCTTTGGCCTAGTTCTCTCAGATCAATTTTCAATCCAATCAGCCCCATTTTTCATTGTAGGTTTTCTCAAGCTTCATATAGTCTACTTATTTTGGCTCATTTccaaacaaagaaatatatttaccaTATCACGGAATTCGATCTGGGCTCCAGCTTCCATTAACTTCTCCGCAATTGCCAAATGTCCTTCTAAGCATGCTCTGTGAAGAGCTGTCCGTTTATACTGTcagaagagagatttaaaaagagagagagagtgatgcacataaaaatgatgagaaatcCTTTCTAAGAAGTATGAAGCTGAGAACTCCGATCACCTCAGTGATAGAAACTCGAGTGCTTCTTTTTGAATTAGAAGTGTCAAATTTACTAAAATTGCAGAACTAGAACGGTGATCCTACAACTGAGGTTTGAGTTTCCTGCAGGTACATTTCTAAGTGCTCAGAGGTCTACACGGACGGATGTGAACTTCACGTTCACAACTACCTCAATGCTGACATTTCCCTTTCTTGAATTTTGTGCCTTCGTTTTTTGTGTAGAATTTGCCATGCAGATCAGACAGTTTTATCCCATCTGGGACTGTTGCTAGGTTGAATATCAAAAAGTATTCAATTCTCTTTTTAAGAGAATGGGGGACTCATTTTTAGTTCACCTTCAGAAATGATTCTCTATTCAGTTCTGGGGGGAAAGGATACAAAAAAGGATTAGCGTTTCTGGTAAGAGGCTTCATATGAATGAATTAATAGACTATTTGGCCTAAAACAACTGTTGGCATTATTCACTCCAGTGCCCTCtatttacaaacaaggaaacagaggtctagaaaatgcaaattagctGCTAAAATCAAATAGCCAAGTAGTGATAGAACCAGCACTTGAACTCCAGTCCAGAGTCCCTATGTAGCGCTGATGTGTTTGGGTCCAATCAAGGAAGGtgctattggggcacctgggtggcttagttggttaagtgtctgccttcggttcaggccatgatcccagggtcctgggactgagccccacgttgaactccctgctcagcccctccccctgcttgtgctcactctcgctcactctgtctcaaataaaaaaaaatttttttaaaaagggtgatGTTATTATGTATCTCTCCCAAAGGGACTTGTTGGTCCTGCCTTATTAAAAGTCTATCCTAAGAATATAAAAAgttgaagacaaatgaaaaaccaGCCAGAAGAATACGAGAGTGCAAAAAATGATGCAGTCCACAGCATGAATCCAGCCTCTTTTTTTCTGGACCGCTGCGCTATCCCAATATGCTAGTGGCATATGCGACAACAGCTGGAGAGACTGTTTCAGGTGGATTGCTTTTTGGCACCATGTTAGCAAGGCTGAAGTTAAGcataagaaacacaaaattaatGGAGCTGGATTTTGCAGGGCTTTGTAGAAGCCTTACCTCATCACAGACATCTGGATTGTTCTTGTCTGACAAGAATTTTTCTACTACTGGCAGTTTATTCTCCAGGGCAGCCTTCAGGAACTGAGGCACATCCACAGGTTCCGTCTAAAGCCAAAAGAGCAGCGCAAGAGTTACCGTGAGCTTCCCGACATCCGATCCAACCCTCGCGGGTATTTATTCCCCGGCAGCGTAATGCCGGACGTGTAATACCGCACAAGCAAACAGTCCTTACAATGATTTCAGGCTCAGGTTCCTTTACAGCTGGAACTTTAGTCTTCctgtactttttccttttcttcagttgAATGATGACTTCAAGGTCTTCTAAATTTTCAAGCTTTGATCTTTGTTCTAGCTTTTTCTTCTTGAgctaaaaaagaaatcctcattTCAAAATATGGTGACAGGCATTCTGGTTGTGTCTAAACAAAATCTGCAAGGTCTGAGATAAGTATGTGAACAGttggagccaaaaaaaaaaaaaactttgattttgACTTAGTGACTTCTTATTCAAGTATTTGGGGGTCTAATTTTTGGGCTAATTGCCTTCATCTTCACTTCTCTTGCTTGTAGCATCAGCTTTTTGACTCATTGGAGTTAGGATGTAGTCTATAAGTGACTATCATGTAATCATTGCCATAAACAAACCCTGGATTTctgctgaattttttatttaactcaaaAGAATCCAACAATAAGCATTAAGCTCTGAAATATCAATGCCAATCTCTTTCGGGCAGCCTACAAAGCAGGACCCATGAAGCAGACTTTCCTGGGACTACTGCTAACTAATGCATGTTTTATCTGTGATTAGTAAGGAATGAAAATTCACACAGCTCCAGGGAATTTGTCAACTCAGATAGTGAACACAGCCAAAGCCACGTTATTGAGAAAAAGAGGTCTCTCTTGCTTTGGATTAACTAGACCGTGTATGACATCAGAAATTCACTGGTCATGTGTCTCTTTCCAAGTCTTTAAATCAGAACACAGTCATAGAACATTCAGTCATTGATTCAGAATCCAGAGGTCATGGTCTTGCTAAAGAATTAGTTCCTTCAACCTGTCCTATAGAAGTTGCCTCTTTATGGGTTTGAATTTGGCAAAGAGACACCTTTGGAATGgttgcatttgtttttctcttttctcctccctgcctggcaCTTCATTCTCCTACCCCATCTCCGACTTCCCACTAAGTGGGTTCCATGGAAGGTCCTTACCTCTGCCTCTCGCTCTTTCTCAATTTTCCACTGTTGCTCCCCCAGACTCAGGGAGTGGGCTGGAAGTGTCTTCAGGTCCTCTTGCTTCTCTAAAGTAACAGCGGCTTCATACTGCCCATCTCTGAAATCCTCAGGTAGGAACTCCCCAGTCTCCCCACTGCCATTCTTCTTCCCTGTAacctaggaggaaaaaaaattgtagggtTAGACGTAGCAGAGCCTGTCCTGGGGTCGTTCTCCACAGAGGATGCTGCAGGAGGGCCCTGGTCCTCCCTGCCTGATGACAGCCACCTCCGTGCACTGTACTCTCAGATCTCAGGCTGGGGCATGCTGCTGCAGTGTTCCAAGTATTCCAGGATTACCATCAGACAGTGGTCCTCCACTCTTGGTAAAGCAAGGCTTAGGTTAGGTTGGTATGTTTAAATGCACTTTTAACCCACCTAACCACATTTCGCCTAGGAAAACTGCCACCTCTCcatgattatttaaaattcttccatttcAGGGAATTTGATAACTCCTGGCCTTGAGTTGTAAAAGTTTCCAGACGTCTATTCTTGCCATAGAACTTCTTCCCTAAGGCATCCTCGTAACCACATGTGAATCCACACTTTAGTAAGAAAACCAAAGGAGAAGATAATAAataggaaatagagaaaattCATTACAGCCAGCTTCATTTTTCCAATTTCACTTATTTCATCACTCAGGCCAACTGGGTTCCACATACAACAACAGAGTACCTGCACATTATGCCCAAAGACAAGGACATTTCGGGgttcaaataaaaatcaagacTAAACCGGTTTTCACGGTGAAACAACAAGGCGTCCTACATACCAACTCCTCCACCTTCATCACCATCATGTTGGCCTGAGGTTGGTTCGTCTGTGTGTTTTCTCCCGTGGAATGAGTGCCTCGAGTCAGCCCTGCGGAGCCCCTCCACACAGGTTGGCTTATATAGCTAGGGCCCGGTGAGGTAATCTCCCAACCTGGGAACCCAAGtaacacccctgcccccacccgcgGCCAACTCAGAGGCAGGTGAATTTTCATTCCAGACTCAGTGTCTGggaagcagaggagggaggggctgacaAGTAACCCCCCCAAATAtgtgaatcaggaagaaatgtgAGAGGGCCATTCCTTTGGCGGTGACTGCACCGCTCAGCAATGCAAGTCATCCTATTTATCGAGAAGCCAGGGGACAGCTGTCTGCTGATATTGCACCACAGCgctgctccttttccttctttgtcagcTTTCACATGACTAACCCtatcaagaaaatggaaatgccCTGCATAGCATCCTGCCAATAATATCTTGCTGATAACCAGACTTATCATCACTTCACTTGGGGGAAGTGTTGCTTCAGGACATCCTATTCCCATCGGTAAACAGTCTGAGAGGAAAGGATCCGGGTCCTAATGGCCCTTGTCTATATCTGTTTGGAATTCTCTGGAGTGATGTCTAGGGCTAAAAAGGCCCCATGACATGCCACCTTACCATCATTATAAGAAATTGAAAGCATTCAGTAATGCACTTTTATTTTATGGTGTCACTGGCCATAATTAGCGCATGACATGCCTACTGTCATCTAAAAGGGCATACTTACTAGGGCCTTTTTTGATGCAAATGGCCCCCAGCAAGATTAGAGGAGATCAGTTATTAGCAACGGCATGTTGTCGATTGGGTCATAGAGCCAAGGTTCTCAGATGCTATCGGTAAAACACTGAGCTGTGGGAGCTTGTCGAAAATGCAGATCCCCTGGCCCCACTCCAGGGCATTCTGAATCCATTTATGGTAGGTcctaggaatctgtatttttcaaagcACCCACATAATTCTGAGGCATCGAGGTTTGGGACACATTGCTAGAGGGGCAGAGAGCTTTTTGCTCTGGGGAGGGGTGAAGAATACCCCTGTTTCTGGTTTCTCATTCTAAAGtgttaaattatgtaaaaatatttaggtctttttaCAGTTCAGGAAGGCACTGGGGTTGTACCTTCAAAGCCATTTAAAACCTTAGTCTTTTCAGTAAGAGAAACAAggggagaatgagagaaagggagtaTTTATGGAGGGGATTGTTAGGGTGTTATGTTGAATTTCTGTATCTGTAACCCCTCAGACTCACCTGCCCCACCAACATAGCTGCCATCCTCTTCTGCCCTTGAACTGATCAGCCCATGGACATCTTCTAGAACCATCAGAATGAGACATTGATGGCCAAAGAGAAAACATCGGTAGGAAGAACCCTCCTAGTAAGTCCTGTGTGTGTCCTGGTCTCCTACTGTTCTTTCCTAAAAGGGGTTTTACTTAAAGGAAATCTGGTGTTTTCTTTGAGGTGGACACATTTTAGCTTTTCCTAAAATTTCTCAGGGCTTTTTGTTCCAGGCTGGACCCAAACTGAGGATAGCGTTAGGAGATATGTTTGGGGAGGGGTCATGGGTTAAAGGTCTTGAATATGGAATCCCACAGCCGTCAGTGCCCTCAAAGTTCAAGCAAGACCAATGCTTTCATTTTACGGAGGGTGGTGAGGCACAGAAACATTAAGTCACTTGCTGCAGATACACAGCTGGTTGGTGGATACTAGGTGAAAAGAGTTTTGATTCCATCCAACAGAAGCAGAGGGTCACTGGGCACAGAGCACATTTTGAAGGGCAGTTCACAGATAGACCCACTCGGGCCCTAACCAAAATTGATATGTGTTCAGATCACCTCAAAAAAATGCAAGCAGAAGTGGGTAGAATGGTGCATCAAGCCCTAGTCTTCCTCTAGTCCCTGAGTTTTCCCCTCAAACCTGGCTGATTCTGTATGGGAGGCTCCaggaagtctttttttcttttcttttttgtttttatggagagagagagagacagaacaagtagggagagggggcagagggaaggggggagagagaatctcaagatctcaagcagactctacacccaGTTccgagccccatgcggggctcaatctcatgaccccaaaatcaagacctgagcagaaatcaagagttagatgcccaactgactgagccaccccgatgCCCCTCCAGGAAGTCTTGAAGGGAACTTTGCAGAGGATGACAGTTGAGGACAGTTCATGGAATAGGCTGAACTGAGAGAAAGGAGCAAGCTGGGCAGGTCGTCCATTATTGTTGGGTCAGCACAATCCCTGCTGGGCCTCTCCGCTCCACTGTCCCCATGTTGGGCCGATTGGCATGATAACACAGGACAGGACTTGCTCTTCAAAAAGCAATTCTAGATACATTTAGCTCCCTAACAACACATAAgacaaaactgtattttcaaatcaTTCTTATCAAAATTGAGAACAGAACATCTCAACTAGAGGCAAGTTCTCTgactcctgtttaaaaaaaaaaaaaacaaaaacaaaaaaaacttccttCCTGTAAATGTTCACCTCGTGGGAGAAGTTCTGAAATGTGTATATTTGGCTGGATCTTACCATCAAACCAGGCGCAACCCTTCCTTCCCAACatgaattaagagaaaaaagcTCCCAGTTGGTTCCACCATTATTTAGCAACCCAGCGTCAGCCATCCGTGGACAGAACGAGCAGGGAAATGGTTCCTGGGCTTTGTCGGAGTTACCCCAGGAGTCTTTCACCCAGTTTCCACAGGATTTATGCATTTCAGTGGGACCAGAATTAGAACCCTGTTTACAGCTGgagagggtgagaggcagaggagCAGAGCCCATGACACTTAACTCCTGTCACCCCGAGTTCCAAAGACATACCCAGACAGCACCCCAGTAATTGCGCCGCGGCTCCGCTCCAAGGGCAATCTCGTCTTTCCACATTTTGGGACATTGTACTTCTATTGTTCCTCATTGTACTTCTACTAAactatttctttcttattatattttaactCTATAAGTTATCTACACGTgtcatcattaaaaattaaaacgaCACAGAATGTTGCTTATTTGCAATCTTACCAAGTGTTGATTtgatatttgatttatttcacctGGTAACGTGCGTTAGCACTCGTGTTCTACCGGCACAAACAaatctatttcattattttaatcaaCCGCGTGGATTTCCATGTGTGTGGACAGACCATTGCTTATTTAGCCACTCTCCCATCTATCGATATTTAGGCTGTTTTTCAAAACAGTCACTTTTATTTGCTACAATCAAAGACATTTTATAgcacataaaattttattgttattaacaCCCTTGTCCTTAGAACACCCACCTCCATACTAAAAGGAATGACTCTGAGGACTGTAGCCAGATTCTGACTCAGAAGACACCTTGTTCCACTGTTGCACTTCTAATTGCTCATTTTGCCATCCCTCTTAATAGCCTTCCCAGAGCCAGCTGCTACTCACCTCCCTTGGCTCCTAGAAGCGGCTGACTTTGCCTGACTAGGAATCCAAGAATCCTTACGGCCAAGCCATGGCTCAGTTACACACTTGAAAATACCAAAGGCAGGTCATAAAATGAAGCAAACAAGGTTCAAGGttgtttccccacccccaccaaccagGAATGGAATCACCTGTATTTGAAAAGCTGAACACACTGGGGACCTATTTGAGCGGGATGGTGGTATCTGCCTTTATCTCCTCTCAAAGGACAAAGGTAGGACAAAAGTCCTCTTCTACCCAGGGCTCTGGATACAAAGTGCATGCGCACTGCTCGTAAGCAACAGGGCACAAGCTTCCTCTTTGCAGGTATCGGTGGCCCCCGGAGGGAGAGGTAGGTGAGGGCTGTGGGTCTCACCTCCACACCTTACACCAGGTCCCTTGTTATAGTAAATTACATGTCTCAACCCAAATTC
The DNA window shown above is from Ailuropoda melanoleuca isolate Jingjing chromosome 6, ASM200744v2, whole genome shotgun sequence and carries:
- the ANKRD1 gene encoding ankyrin repeat domain-containing protein 1, translating into MMVMKVEELVTGKKNGSGETGEFLPEDFRDGQYEAAVTLEKQEDLKTLPAHSLSLGEQQWKIEKEREAELKKKKLEQRSKLENLEDLEVIIQLKKRKKYRKTKVPAVKEPEPEIITEPVDVPQFLKAALENKLPVVEKFLSDKNNPDVCDEYKRTALHRACLEGHLAIAEKLMEAGAQIEFRDMLESTALHWASRGGNLDVLKLLLNKGAKISARDKLLSTALHVAVRTGHYECAEHLIACEADLNAKDREGDTPLHDAVRLNRYKMIRLLIMYGADLNIKNCAGKTPMDLVLHWQNGTKAIFDSLKENSYKTSRIASF